One stretch of Aquimarina sp. Aq107 DNA includes these proteins:
- a CDS encoding ABC transporter ATP-binding protein has protein sequence MIGVHNITKTYAGNTVLNIEHLEIPKGDSFGLVGNNGAGKTTLFSALLDLIKPTTGHIENSGIKVSESEDWKSITSAFIDETFLIGYLTAEEYFYFIGELRGQNKADVDALLAEFEDFFHGEILGQKKYLRDLSKGNQKKAGIVAALIGNPEVVILDEPFANLDPTTQIRLKKIIKDLAADPNVTVLVSSHDLMHVTEVCERIVVLDKGEVVKDLATSTETLKELEEHFNK, from the coding sequence ATGATAGGAGTACATAATATTACAAAGACATATGCAGGGAATACGGTATTAAATATTGAGCATTTAGAAATTCCTAAGGGAGATAGTTTTGGTTTAGTAGGAAATAATGGAGCCGGGAAAACAACTTTATTTAGTGCCTTATTGGATCTTATTAAGCCAACAACAGGTCATATAGAAAATAGTGGGATAAAAGTAAGCGAGAGTGAAGATTGGAAATCAATCACATCGGCATTCATCGACGAAACATTTTTGATCGGTTATCTTACAGCAGAGGAATATTTCTATTTCATAGGAGAACTTCGAGGCCAAAATAAAGCAGATGTAGATGCGTTGTTAGCAGAGTTTGAAGATTTTTTTCACGGAGAAATATTAGGTCAAAAGAAGTATTTAAGGGATTTGTCTAAAGGGAATCAAAAGAAAGCTGGAATAGTGGCTGCATTGATAGGAAATCCAGAAGTTGTTATTCTGGATGAACCATTTGCCAATCTGGATCCTACAACTCAGATTCGTTTAAAGAAAATCATCAAAGATTTGGCTGCTGATCCTAATGTCACTGTTTTGGTTTCTAGTCACGATTTGATGCACGTAACAGAAGTATGTGAGCGTATTGTGGTATTGGATAAAGGAGAAGTAGTTAAAGACCTTGCAACCTCTACGGAAACATTAAAGGAATTAGAGGAGCATTTTAATAAATAA
- a CDS encoding DUF5687 family protein codes for MFKHFISLQWKSFWRSASASSGVWMKIFMGFWAVYFILMMMGGSFIAYKYISKDLCLDPLEVVNRFLIYWWAFDLIFRYALQKMPVINIKPLLILPFSKSKIVSFALGKTMSSFFNIIHAFFFVPFSVLLIANGDAPVLNILLWNIGLIALIYGNNFLNILLNNKDNLIYGVGGVMALLGGLHYFGYFDVTQYTAPFFQGLYESKFLVAIPVVAAIALYIIAFRSFVKDLYLDAGLATKSKTVKTENLEWLDRFGKTSVFLKNDIKLIKRNKRARSTVIVSALFLFYGLLFFTGAVEAYEGPVWKIFAGIFVSGGFLMSFGQFVPSWDSSYYPLMMSQNIKYREYLSSKWWLMVIATFISAVLASGYLYFGWEAYLAVVVGAIYNMGMNAHVVLWAGAYVKTPIDLTSNKKAFGDKQSFNMKTLMLSLPKLALPMVLYAIGHYAYSPYAGYALVAVAGIAGFAFRNMVFDKIERIYRTEKYKTIWAYKQKK; via the coding sequence ATGTTTAAACATTTTATATCCTTACAGTGGAAATCTTTTTGGCGATCTGCATCTGCTTCTTCGGGAGTTTGGATGAAAATCTTCATGGGATTTTGGGCGGTATATTTTATTTTAATGATGATGGGAGGCAGTTTTATTGCCTATAAATATATCAGCAAAGATTTATGTCTAGATCCATTAGAAGTGGTAAATAGATTTTTGATCTATTGGTGGGCATTTGATCTTATTTTTAGATATGCGTTACAAAAAATGCCTGTTATCAATATTAAACCTTTATTGATTTTACCTTTTAGTAAAAGCAAAATTGTATCATTTGCTTTGGGTAAGACAATGTCATCGTTTTTTAATATTATTCATGCCTTCTTTTTTGTTCCATTTTCAGTTCTTTTGATTGCTAATGGAGATGCACCTGTATTAAACATATTGTTATGGAATATAGGATTGATTGCATTGATATATGGTAATAATTTCCTTAATATCTTATTAAACAATAAAGACAATCTTATTTATGGAGTTGGTGGCGTTATGGCGTTATTAGGTGGATTGCATTATTTTGGATATTTTGATGTTACACAGTATACAGCACCGTTTTTTCAGGGATTGTACGAATCAAAGTTTTTGGTGGCTATTCCAGTAGTTGCTGCAATCGCACTTTATATTATAGCATTTAGATCTTTTGTAAAGGATTTGTACCTGGATGCTGGATTAGCAACGAAATCTAAAACTGTAAAAACAGAAAATTTAGAATGGTTGGATCGATTTGGTAAAACCTCAGTATTTCTAAAAAATGATATTAAGCTTATCAAAAGAAATAAAAGAGCAAGATCAACAGTAATAGTGAGTGCGTTATTTCTTTTTTATGGTCTGTTATTCTTCACAGGAGCTGTCGAAGCATATGAAGGACCTGTTTGGAAAATATTTGCAGGGATTTTTGTTTCTGGTGGATTTTTAATGAGTTTTGGACAATTCGTTCCAAGTTGGGATAGTTCTTATTATCCATTAATGATGAGCCAAAATATTAAATACCGAGAATATCTTTCTTCAAAATGGTGGTTAATGGTAATAGCGACATTTATTTCTGCTGTTCTAGCATCAGGATATTTATATTTTGGATGGGAGGCATACTTAGCGGTTGTTGTTGGTGCGATCTATAATATGGGAATGAATGCACACGTCGTATTATGGGCAGGTGCTTATGTAAAAACTCCAATAGATTTAACCAGTAATAAAAAGGCTTTTGGAGACAAACAATCCTTTAATATGAAAACATTAATGTTATCATTACCAAAGCTTGCATTACCAATGGTGTTATATGCAATAGGACATTATGCATATAGCCCATATGCAGGTTATGCATTGGTTGCTGTTGCGGGAATTGCTGGTTTTGCATTTAGGAATATGGTTTTTGATAAAATTGAAAGAATTTATAGAACAGAGAAGTATAAAACGATCTGGGCATACAAACAAAAAAAATAA
- a CDS encoding PadR family transcriptional regulator, translated as MGNSKLYKGSLNTIILKLLEESEKMYGYEITQKVKEITKGELNITEGALYPALHKLEAEGLLDVEMQKVDNRLRKYYKLTEKGTKETANRLTELEEYIRTMQTIINPKWSIN; from the coding sequence ATGGGCAATTCTAAGTTATATAAAGGTAGTTTGAATACTATTATTCTTAAACTTTTGGAAGAGAGTGAGAAGATGTATGGGTATGAGATTACCCAAAAAGTAAAAGAAATTACTAAAGGAGAATTGAACATAACCGAAGGTGCCTTGTATCCTGCATTACATAAACTAGAGGCAGAAGGATTGTTGGATGTGGAAATGCAAAAAGTAGATAATCGTCTTCGTAAGTACTATAAACTTACAGAAAAGGGTACAAAGGAAACTGCTAATCGGTTAACAGAATTAGAAGAATACATCCGCACTATGCAAACCATTATTAACCCAAAATGGAGTATAAATTAA
- a CDS encoding ferredoxin--NADP reductase — protein sequence MSDFHTLTIKNITRETPKAVSIEFNIPSELKNDYSFISGQYITIKTQVEGKEIRRAYSICSSPKSDSLRVAVKEIENGTFSAIANNKLQVGDTLDVHTPEGNFTLKSDPTVTHSYAAFVAGSGITPVMSMIKSVLEEEPNSNFVLVYGNQTPTETIFSKELLSLQTKYPDRLFIEFFYSRSQEDGARFGRIEKSTINYITKNKFKETNFEAFYLCGPEEMINTVTDVLIENGIPKDNIHFELFTSSSTSNTEVDAALDGKTSISILVDDEEFSFIMDQKKTILDAALEEDIDAPYSCQGGVCSSCICKITDGTAVMEKNSILTDGELAEGLVLACQAHPTSSSIKVDFDDV from the coding sequence ATGTCAGATTTCCATACACTTACTATAAAAAACATTACTAGAGAAACTCCAAAAGCTGTTTCTATAGAATTCAATATTCCTTCAGAGTTAAAAAACGATTATTCCTTTATTTCTGGTCAATATATAACTATCAAAACTCAAGTTGAAGGTAAGGAAATAAGAAGAGCGTACTCTATTTGCAGTTCTCCGAAAAGTGATTCTCTTCGTGTTGCGGTTAAAGAGATTGAAAACGGAACTTTCTCAGCAATAGCAAATAACAAATTACAGGTTGGTGACACACTAGATGTGCACACACCAGAAGGTAATTTTACCCTAAAATCAGATCCAACTGTAACTCATAGTTATGCCGCCTTTGTTGCTGGTAGTGGAATCACTCCTGTAATGAGTATGATTAAAAGTGTTCTAGAAGAGGAACCTAATAGTAATTTTGTTTTGGTATATGGTAATCAGACTCCTACAGAAACAATTTTTTCTAAAGAACTTCTATCATTACAAACAAAATATCCTGATAGATTATTTATTGAATTCTTCTATAGTAGAAGTCAAGAAGATGGTGCTCGTTTTGGAAGAATTGAAAAATCTACTATTAATTACATAACTAAGAATAAATTTAAAGAAACAAACTTCGAAGCATTCTACCTATGTGGTCCAGAAGAAATGATCAATACAGTAACGGATGTTTTAATAGAAAACGGAATCCCTAAGGACAATATTCATTTTGAACTTTTTACCAGTAGTAGTACTTCTAACACAGAAGTTGATGCTGCTTTAGATGGAAAAACTAGTATCTCTATATTAGTAGATGATGAAGAGTTTAGTTTTATTATGGATCAGAAAAAAACCATTCTTGATGCTGCTTTAGAGGAAGATATTGATGCTCCTTACTCTTGTCAAGGTGGTGTTTGTAGTTCGTGTATTTGTAAAATTACTGATGGTACTGCAGTTATGGAAAAAAACAGTATTCTTACCGATGGAGAATTAGCTGAAGGTCTGGTATTAGCTTGTCAGGCGCATCCAACCTCTTCTTCTATAAAGGTGGATTTTGATGATGTCTAA
- a CDS encoding CPBP family intramembrane glutamic endopeptidase has protein sequence MMFIPSIAAIIYLIKTKQGLKYINWHVGKTKYILLSLFLPILITLLGILVFEHTGLASNNVFLINNGEVHSIEIPLIFGSDPQSIPFFILNFLITGILISLVTSLTTIGEEIGWRGFLQKKLLEKNSLFKSLTFLGILWGFWHFPLIINGFNYPEYPMLGAFLFFPLTTVFISYFLGWLTINSKSVWPAVFAHAVINSVMILLFEMDFGKNKLEGNLAILGLWLIIGTISFYLLSKKD, from the coding sequence ATGATGTTTATTCCTAGTATAGCTGCTATTATCTATTTAATAAAAACTAAACAAGGACTTAAATATATTAATTGGCATGTTGGTAAGACCAAGTATATATTGCTTAGCTTATTCTTACCAATACTAATTACCCTTCTAGGAATTTTAGTGTTTGAACACACAGGATTGGCATCAAATAATGTTTTTCTGATTAACAACGGAGAAGTTCATAGTATAGAAATCCCACTTATATTTGGAAGTGATCCACAAAGCATCCCTTTCTTTATTCTTAATTTTTTAATTACCGGAATTTTAATTTCGTTAGTTACAAGCCTTACTACTATAGGTGAAGAAATTGGGTGGAGAGGTTTTCTTCAAAAGAAATTACTAGAAAAGAATAGTCTATTTAAATCGCTCACATTTTTAGGCATTCTATGGGGTTTTTGGCACTTCCCACTTATTATTAATGGATTTAATTATCCTGAATATCCAATGTTAGGAGCTTTTCTATTTTTTCCTTTAACCACTGTTTTTATTTCCTACTTTTTAGGATGGTTAACTATCAACTCTAAAAGTGTTTGGCCAGCAGTATTTGCACACGCCGTTATAAATTCAGTTATGATTTTATTATTTGAAATGGATTTTGGAAAAAATAAACTTGAAGGTAACCTTGCGATACTAGGCTTATGGCTTATAATAGGTACGATATCTTTTTATTTATTATCAAAAAAAGATTAA
- a CDS encoding AraC family transcriptional regulator, with protein MIDTALDSTNFYFLIAVFQGFILSLVIVFRFNKSMPNLFFGVLVFLFSLSILHLILGESIQAFNSKFPIPMEFSLAYGPLAYFHVIYIKNPSKFFRWKDFLHFLPSLLLDGLLFILLFTYIRLNLDWAYANIILIQKIALIMGLLGIVQLGVYTYLIYRESVGVKNVLIEFKEVRTWLRYLIISWCILVGFLLFAIPIALVFIKKVDENSFYFYKPLGVILGFFIYSLGYLYLLKYLKVIRNYSNRVIRIHLSENNLSEKKEELLYAITKNELYRDSELTISKLATHLGWPSNNLSRIINDTLHTNFTDLINSYRVEAFKQKLIANDSEKYSILGLSEEAGFNSKTSFYRVFKKETGMTPSEYLNSLR; from the coding sequence ATGATTGATACCGCTTTAGATTCAACAAATTTTTATTTTTTAATTGCAGTTTTTCAAGGGTTTATATTGTCTTTGGTTATCGTTTTTCGTTTTAATAAAAGTATGCCAAATCTGTTTTTTGGTGTACTTGTCTTTTTATTTTCACTTTCTATTCTACATTTAATACTAGGGGAATCTATTCAAGCTTTCAATTCAAAATTTCCTATCCCAATGGAGTTTAGCCTAGCTTATGGCCCTTTAGCGTATTTCCATGTCATATATATTAAAAATCCTTCAAAATTTTTTAGATGGAAAGATTTTCTTCATTTTTTACCTTCTTTACTTTTGGATGGTCTTTTATTTATTCTGCTGTTTACATATATTAGATTAAATCTCGATTGGGCTTACGCAAATATTATTTTAATTCAAAAAATTGCCCTGATCATGGGGTTATTGGGGATAGTTCAATTAGGGGTCTATACGTACTTAATTTATCGCGAATCAGTTGGTGTCAAGAACGTGTTAATAGAGTTTAAAGAAGTGAGAACCTGGCTTAGATATCTAATTATATCTTGGTGTATACTTGTCGGTTTTCTATTATTTGCTATTCCTATTGCATTAGTTTTTATAAAAAAGGTAGATGAGAATTCTTTTTATTTCTATAAACCACTTGGGGTTATTTTAGGATTTTTCATTTATTCTTTAGGGTATTTGTATTTATTAAAATACCTAAAGGTTATTAGAAACTATTCCAATCGTGTCATAAGAATTCACTTGTCTGAAAATAATTTGAGTGAAAAGAAAGAAGAGTTATTGTATGCAATAACTAAAAATGAACTTTACAGGGACTCTGAACTCACAATATCCAAATTAGCCACACATCTTGGTTGGCCATCCAATAACCTGTCAAGAATTATAAATGATACACTTCACACAAATTTCACAGACCTTATAAACAGTTACCGAGTGGAAGCATTTAAGCAAAAACTAATCGCCAACGATAGTGAAAAATATTCTATTTTAGGTTTAAGTGAAGAAGCTGGCTTTAATTCTAAAACTTCTTTTTACAGAGTTTTTAAGAAAGAAACCGGTATGACCCCCTCTGAATATTTGAATTCTCTGCGATAA
- a CDS encoding glycosyltransferase family 9 protein encodes MNKVKNISNKSKALSEGFDAHVLVIRLSAMGDVAMTVPVLRTFRAIYPTVKITVLTRKFFEPIFTGIDNLEVYHADVNGKHKGIFGLSKLSKELRGLGITAVADMHNVLRSNVLKNFFSLHGIKVVQVDKGRAEKKALTRSKNKEFKQLKATHQRYADVLGKLGYPIDLREHSFPEKMALTPEILKFTKKSTKKWLGIAPFAQYKSKVYPLEFMIEVIEQLDQGDIYEIFLFGGGKKEIDLLNNIESKYKNVINIAGKLSFEDELKLIGNLDVMLSMDSGNAHLAAMYGIPTITLWGVTHPFAGFMPFGQPMENAILPNLAKYDQIPTSIYGNKVPEGYEKVMHTIEPETVIETINKL; translated from the coding sequence TTGAATAAAGTAAAAAATATATCAAACAAAAGCAAAGCCCTTTCAGAGGGCTTTGATGCTCATGTTCTGGTTATTAGGCTTTCTGCAATGGGTGATGTGGCTATGACTGTGCCTGTATTACGAACATTTAGAGCAATATACCCGACTGTAAAAATAACTGTGCTAACGAGAAAATTTTTTGAACCAATTTTTACCGGAATTGATAACTTAGAAGTGTATCACGCCGATGTTAATGGGAAGCATAAAGGTATTTTTGGATTGTCAAAGCTATCAAAGGAATTAAGAGGCTTGGGAATAACAGCTGTGGCAGATATGCATAATGTACTACGATCTAATGTACTTAAGAATTTTTTCTCTCTTCATGGTATAAAAGTAGTACAAGTAGATAAAGGAAGAGCAGAAAAAAAGGCGTTAACCCGATCAAAGAATAAAGAATTTAAGCAATTAAAAGCAACGCATCAGCGGTATGCAGATGTTTTAGGTAAATTAGGATATCCTATTGATTTACGAGAGCATTCTTTTCCAGAAAAAATGGCATTAACCCCAGAAATTCTAAAGTTCACAAAGAAGTCTACTAAAAAGTGGCTAGGAATTGCTCCCTTTGCTCAATATAAGAGCAAGGTATATCCTTTAGAGTTTATGATTGAGGTAATTGAACAACTCGATCAAGGTGATATCTATGAAATATTCCTTTTTGGTGGCGGTAAAAAAGAGATTGACTTGCTTAATAATATTGAAAGCAAATATAAAAACGTGATCAATATTGCAGGTAAGTTGTCTTTTGAAGATGAGTTAAAACTAATTGGAAATTTAGACGTAATGTTATCCATGGATAGTGGTAATGCACATTTAGCGGCCATGTATGGGATTCCTACCATAACACTTTGGGGTGTTACTCATCCATTTGCAGGATTTATGCCTTTTGGACAACCTATGGAAAATGCTATTCTTCCTAATTTAGCAAAGTATGATCAGATCCCTACATCAATTTATGGAAACAAAGTTCCCGAAGGATATGAGAAGGTAATGCATACTATCGAACCAGAAACAGTGATTGAAACTATAAACAAACTGTAA
- a CDS encoding DUF4254 domain-containing protein has product MFTDKANKIFKEVIDMYHVIDRVDQEFSNPYDSKSQQIEHLLYRKCWIDTVQWHYEDIIRDPEIDPVAALKLKRQIDASNQDRTDMVEYIDSYFLETYKDVIPKQDATINTESPAWGVDRLSILALKVYHMHEETVREGASDTHKAACQKKYNVLLEQQVDLSTAIDTLLTDIEKGDKYMKVYKQMKMYNDDELNPVLRGEK; this is encoded by the coding sequence ATGTTTACAGATAAAGCAAACAAAATTTTTAAAGAAGTTATAGACATGTATCATGTGATTGATCGTGTAGATCAGGAATTTTCAAATCCATATGATAGTAAATCACAACAAATAGAACATTTATTATATAGAAAATGTTGGATCGATACGGTACAGTGGCATTATGAAGATATTATTCGTGATCCAGAAATTGATCCGGTTGCAGCTTTAAAACTAAAAAGACAGATTGATGCATCTAACCAGGACCGTACAGATATGGTTGAGTATATCGATAGCTATTTTTTAGAGACATATAAAGATGTTATTCCTAAACAAGATGCTACGATAAATACAGAAAGTCCGGCTTGGGGAGTAGATAGATTATCGATATTAGCGCTTAAAGTATATCATATGCATGAAGAGACTGTTAGAGAAGGTGCATCGGATACTCATAAGGCTGCTTGTCAAAAAAAGTATAATGTATTACTAGAACAGCAAGTAGATCTTTCTACAGCAATAGATACCTTGCTTACGGATATTGAGAAAGGTGATAAGTACATGAAGGTTTACAAACAGATGAAAATGTATAATGATGATGAGTTAAATCCAGTTTTACGAGGAGAAAAATAG
- a CDS encoding DNA adenine methylase, translated as MNYIGSKYKLSNFIRTSVFETVGADLEDKVFCDLFAGTGVVGRSFKTIVKQVIANDLEYYSYALNRNYIGNSEEINSLDYIAELNRLQGKKGFVYNNYCNGSLSGRQYFSDDNGLKIDAARIQIEKWKDSKEINENTYYFLLVSLLEGADKVANTASVYASYLKGLKKTAQKNLELVPANFDFTENKHLVYNEDSNILIKQIEGDILYLDPPYNARQYGANYHILNTIAKYDTFVPVGKTGLRPYQRSNYCKKGLVVKVFEDLIKNSQFTYIFLSYNNEGLMSEEEIRQIMERYGRYDLVTTKYKRFKADKTENRNHKATETKEYLHILEK; from the coding sequence ATGAATTATATCGGTTCAAAATACAAACTCTCTAATTTTATTAGAACTTCTGTTTTTGAAACAGTAGGCGCTGATTTAGAAGATAAAGTTTTTTGTGATCTTTTTGCAGGAACAGGTGTAGTTGGAAGAAGTTTTAAAACTATTGTAAAACAGGTGATTGCAAATGACCTGGAGTATTATAGTTATGCGCTAAACCGGAATTATATTGGAAATAGCGAAGAGATTAATTCTTTGGATTACATTGCAGAATTAAACCGCTTGCAAGGAAAAAAAGGTTTTGTCTACAATAATTATTGTAACGGAAGTTTGTCTGGACGTCAGTATTTTAGTGATGATAATGGACTTAAAATTGATGCGGCAAGAATACAAATTGAAAAATGGAAGGATAGTAAAGAGATTAATGAAAATACCTATTATTTTTTACTAGTATCACTTTTAGAAGGAGCCGATAAAGTTGCTAACACGGCCTCTGTATATGCATCATATCTAAAGGGCCTAAAAAAAACTGCTCAGAAAAATTTAGAGCTCGTTCCAGCAAATTTTGACTTCACAGAAAACAAGCATCTGGTTTATAATGAGGATAGTAATATATTGATAAAGCAAATAGAAGGAGACATTTTATATCTTGATCCACCGTATAATGCTAGACAATATGGAGCCAATTATCATATACTAAATACTATTGCAAAATATGATACCTTTGTCCCAGTTGGAAAGACTGGTTTAAGACCTTATCAAAGATCTAATTATTGTAAAAAAGGTTTAGTAGTAAAGGTTTTTGAAGATTTAATCAAGAATTCGCAGTTTACTTATATTTTTCTTAGCTATAACAATGAAGGTTTAATGTCTGAAGAAGAAATAAGACAAATTATGGAACGTTATGGTAGATACGATTTAGTAACTACAAAATATAAGAGGTTTAAAGCGGATAAAACGGAAAACAGAAACCACAAAGCCACAGAAACAAAAGAATATTTACACATCTTAGAAAAATAA
- a CDS encoding DUF6427 family protein encodes MLSSFFNKSKPINFIIVALYMFVMYIIAHYQNGIDLDYFKILIFFVGCVAYILTMLILNHVTQKNDLTYKSTNTILLFAFLTGILPASLINPNVLLSNLFIILGMRSILSLRNGKYVKSNILNASLYIGLASLTYFWSITFIVIVFLGVLYFEPKNYRNWIIPFIGLLTVYLLSNCFTLLFYDSFFAITDYVAPISFSFEGYFSNRGFFSIGVLIICILFFLTVYLIKYSRKPTKSKPILKLIITQLLISSIVVMIALNKNTSEMIFIAAPLAIIGTTYLEIDHGKFVREINLWVFILLPFMTLLF; translated from the coding sequence GTGTTATCAAGCTTTTTTAATAAATCAAAACCAATTAATTTTATAATTGTTGCATTATACATGTTTGTAATGTATATAATAGCACATTACCAAAATGGTATCGACTTAGATTATTTTAAAATTTTGATCTTTTTTGTTGGTTGTGTTGCATATATTCTCACGATGCTCATATTAAATCATGTTACACAAAAAAATGACCTAACATATAAAAGTACAAACACAATATTACTATTTGCTTTCCTAACGGGGATCTTGCCAGCATCATTAATTAATCCCAATGTTCTGTTATCAAATCTATTTATAATTTTAGGTATGAGAAGTATACTAAGTTTAAGAAATGGAAAGTATGTTAAATCTAATATTTTGAATGCTTCTTTATATATTGGTTTAGCTTCTTTAACCTATTTCTGGAGTATAACCTTTATTGTAATAGTTTTTTTGGGAGTATTATATTTCGAACCTAAAAATTATAGAAACTGGATAATTCCGTTTATAGGGTTGCTAACTGTCTATTTATTATCCAATTGTTTTACCTTGTTATTTTATGATTCATTCTTTGCTATAACTGATTATGTAGCTCCAATATCGTTTTCTTTCGAAGGATATTTTAGTAATCGAGGATTCTTTTCAATAGGAGTGCTAATAATTTGCATACTATTTTTTCTAACAGTGTATTTGATAAAGTATAGTAGAAAACCAACAAAATCAAAACCTATTTTAAAGCTTATTATTACGCAATTATTGATTTCATCGATTGTTGTAATGATTGCTCTTAATAAAAATACTTCTGAAATGATTTTTATAGCGGCTCCCTTAGCGATTATTGGAACAACTTACCTAGAGATTGATCATGGAAAATTTGTAAGAGAAATTAATCTTTGGGTGTTTATATTACTACCATTTATGACACTGTTATTTTGA
- the purD gene encoding phosphoribosylamine--glycine ligase — protein MNILILGSGGREHTFTYKIAQSSLCKKLFVAPGNAGTASIATNVAISVTDFEAIKALVLKEKIEMVVVGPEDPLVQGITDFFSQDDELKDVAIIGPSKEGARLEGSKEYAKEFLFRHNIPTAAYQSFTAKTVKEGKEFLETLNPPYVLKADGLAAGKGVLILQDIDEAKTELENMLANKKFGAASEKVVIEEFLDGIELSVFVLTDGKNYVTLPTAKDYKRIGEGDTGLNTGGMGAISPVPFADDVFMNKIETQIIKPTVEGLVTEEIDYKGFVFIGLIKVGDDPKVIEYNVRMGDPETEAVLPRIKTDLVSLFNHVSNQTLDQIDIDIDSRSAATVMTVSGGYPESYEKGKEITGVDKIADSIVFHAGTKIEADKVVTNGGRVIAVTSLHDDFREALKLSYKNIEKLHFDKMYYRKDLGFDL, from the coding sequence ATGAATATTTTAATATTAGGATCTGGAGGAAGAGAACATACATTTACTTATAAAATTGCTCAGAGTAGTTTATGTAAAAAATTATTTGTTGCACCAGGAAATGCAGGTACAGCTAGTATTGCAACAAATGTGGCAATATCAGTTACAGATTTTGAGGCGATCAAAGCTCTTGTTTTAAAAGAAAAAATAGAAATGGTTGTGGTAGGACCAGAAGATCCTCTGGTACAGGGAATAACAGATTTCTTTTCACAGGATGATGAACTAAAGGATGTTGCCATTATTGGACCATCAAAAGAAGGAGCCAGGTTAGAGGGTAGTAAAGAGTATGCTAAGGAATTTTTGTTTAGACATAATATACCAACTGCGGCATATCAAAGTTTTACAGCTAAAACGGTTAAAGAAGGAAAAGAGTTTTTAGAAACATTAAATCCGCCATATGTTTTAAAAGCGGATGGTCTTGCTGCTGGTAAAGGAGTTCTTATTCTTCAAGATATAGATGAAGCTAAAACAGAACTTGAAAATATGCTTGCTAACAAAAAGTTTGGTGCTGCAAGTGAAAAAGTAGTGATTGAAGAATTCTTAGATGGAATCGAACTAAGTGTTTTTGTGCTGACAGATGGTAAGAATTATGTTACGTTGCCAACGGCAAAAGATTACAAACGTATTGGAGAAGGGGATACTGGACTTAATACAGGAGGGATGGGAGCAATTTCTCCAGTTCCTTTTGCAGATGATGTTTTTATGAATAAAATAGAAACTCAAATTATTAAACCAACAGTAGAAGGTTTAGTAACGGAAGAAATAGATTATAAGGGTTTTGTTTTTATTGGATTAATAAAGGTAGGTGATGATCCTAAAGTAATAGAATACAATGTAAGAATGGGAGACCCAGAAACAGAAGCTGTACTTCCTAGAATAAAAACGGATTTAGTATCGTTATTTAATCATGTATCAAATCAAACTTTGGATCAAATAGATATCGATATTGACTCTAGAAGTGCGGCAACTGTAATGACAGTATCAGGAGGATATCCAGAATCTTATGAGAAAGGAAAGGAAATCACGGGTGTTGATAAAATAGCTGATTCTATTGTCTTTCATGCCGGAACTAAAATAGAAGCTGATAAAGTGGTTACTAATGGTGGAAGGGTTATTGCTGTAACTTCGCTCCATGATGATTTTAGAGAAGCGCTTAAGTTATCATATAAAAATATCGAGAAATTACATTTTGATAAAATGTATTATAGAAAGGATTTAGGATTTGATCTATAG